The following proteins come from a genomic window of Thermodesulforhabdaceae bacterium:
- a CDS encoding metalloregulator ArsR/SmtB family transcription factor yields the protein MKQFIKVMKALSEPNRVKILKALLKREMCVCEIQALIGLAQPTVSKHLKVLEEADLITYSKENLWVNYRVYKETPNPYAKILIQFLEEWLEDDPAIKEVIFRIDTVDRYQICSPAFKKQVKKEETSWM from the coding sequence ATGAAACAGTTTATAAAAGTCATGAAGGCTTTGTCTGAACCTAACAGAGTTAAAATTTTAAAAGCCCTTTTGAAAAGGGAAATGTGTGTTTGTGAAATACAGGCTCTAATCGGACTTGCCCAACCAACTGTATCAAAACACCTGAAAGTGCTAGAAGAAGCTGATCTCATTACTTACTCAAAGGAGAACCTGTGGGTCAATTACCGCGTCTATAAAGAAACTCCCAATCCTTACGCTAAGATATTGATTCAATTTCTGGAAGAGTGGCTTGAAGATGATCCAGCGATTAAAGAAGTTATATTCCGAATCGACACAGTCGATCGTTATCAAATTTGTTCCCCGGCTTTTAAAAAACAAGTCAAAAAGGAGGAAACATCATGGATGTGA
- a CDS encoding sulfite exporter TauE/SafE family protein, with product MDTFKKRLFHSLWIGFLAGVFGGLVGIGGGVVMIPLMVAVLKLSQHRAHGTSLLALVFTGLTGAITYGLKGEVDIIAGITLAVTAIFAAIAGANFANSLPEWKLKRSFGAFLIFASLVLVLKPLLLAHYHATIAGLPKIAGLLVVGIATGFLAGMMGIGGGTITVPALVLLFNYGQHIAQGTSLLCMVPAGAMGSYTHWRLKNVAVDLLPGLIIGIILGTTIGSNVALVLKESVLRILFALIVCWTGMRFLRTPRPAIVALED from the coding sequence ATGGACACCTTTAAGAAGCGCTTATTTCATTCTCTGTGGATAGGTTTTCTCGCCGGAGTATTCGGAGGACTTGTAGGAATTGGCGGAGGAGTGGTGATGATTCCTCTCATGGTTGCTGTTCTTAAGCTTTCTCAGCACCGTGCCCATGGAACAAGTCTTCTAGCCCTGGTTTTTACTGGGCTTACTGGAGCTATAACTTACGGTTTGAAAGGAGAAGTTGACATTATTGCAGGAATTACCTTGGCTGTAACTGCTATATTTGCAGCTATTGCAGGAGCTAACTTTGCTAATAGCCTTCCAGAATGGAAACTTAAAAGATCCTTTGGAGCTTTTCTTATTTTTGCTTCCCTGGTCCTGGTATTAAAACCCTTATTGCTAGCTCATTATCATGCAACCATAGCTGGTTTACCCAAAATTGCAGGTTTGTTAGTCGTTGGGATAGCCACAGGCTTTCTGGCTGGCATGATGGGAATAGGAGGCGGAACAATTACTGTTCCTGCTCTTGTATTGCTTTTTAACTACGGACAACACATAGCTCAAGGAACATCCCTTCTTTGTATGGTGCCTGCCGGAGCAATGGGATCCTATACTCACTGGCGCCTGAAAAACGTTGCCGTTGATCTTTTGCCAGGGCTTATTATAGGGATCATCTTAGGAACAACCATTGGAAGTAATGTGGCTCTGGTATTAAAGGAGAGCGTCCTGCGAATATTATTCGCTTTAATAGTTTGCTGGACTGGTATGAGATTTTTGAGAACCCCAAGACCTGCAATCGTTGCCCTTGAGGACTAA
- a CDS encoding DUF374 domain-containing protein translates to MAERLIPRGRYAFLNFITDYFLSLISLSCRYSLDGIYTTTKMFLEKRHGILAFWHRDLVGMLSFFFRLPSLSKIKVFDANDKMILPAFLNIPFPDVSAVMVSASRDGEIVNHLLKQSGFSTIRGSSGTYGLRAAFGVLQYFKTRAGFPACVIMIADGSRGPACEVQRGIPFLARLTKSVIIPCASASFPSFSVPSWDRMIVPIPFSRIGIVFGNPIEPGGESDDVFACQVKHAIDVCYEKALRVVRGSS, encoded by the coding sequence ATGGCAGAAAGATTGATTCCAAGGGGTAGATATGCTTTCTTAAACTTCATAACAGATTATTTTTTATCACTTATAAGTTTGTCCTGCCGCTATTCTCTGGATGGTATATACACCACCACAAAAATGTTTTTGGAAAAGAGGCATGGGATATTAGCTTTCTGGCACAGGGACCTTGTAGGAATGCTTTCTTTCTTTTTCAGACTGCCCTCTTTATCGAAAATTAAAGTATTTGATGCTAACGACAAAATGATCCTACCAGCATTTTTAAATATTCCCTTTCCCGATGTATCTGCTGTTATGGTTAGTGCAAGCCGGGATGGGGAGATCGTGAATCACTTACTGAAACAGTCTGGCTTTAGCACAATAAGAGGTTCTTCAGGGACCTATGGCTTAAGAGCAGCTTTTGGAGTTTTACAATATTTCAAGACTAGAGCTGGATTCCCTGCCTGTGTAATTATGATTGCGGATGGAAGTCGCGGCCCCGCTTGCGAAGTGCAGAGAGGAATTCCTTTTCTCGCTCGTCTTACCAAATCTGTCATTATACCCTGCGCCAGCGCTTCTTTTCCTTCTTTTTCCGTTCCTTCTTGGGATAGAATGATTGTCCCGATTCCTTTTTCTCGGATTGGTATTGTTTTTGGAAATCCTATCGAACCAGGCGGGGAGAGTGATGATGTGTTTGCATGCCAGGTTAAACACGCCATTGACGTTTGTTATGAAAAAGCTTTGAGAGTGGTTAGAGGTAGTTCTTGA
- a CDS encoding acetyl-CoA C-acetyltransferase: MNTPVIAMAVRTPVGSFGRSLTNISAVELGVIALKEALTRLNLDPKEVDEVILGNVLQAGQGQNPARQVAVHAGIPIEVPAYTINKVCASGLKSVMLAAQSVMLGEADVVVAGGIENMSQAPYALPKVRWGQRMGDGNLVDLMIFDGLWDIFNGYHMGITAENLAEKYGITREEQDEFALGSQQKAEAAIKAGKFKEEIVPVLIPQKKGDPVVFDTDEHPRFGTTLDALSKLPPAFKKGGTVTAGNASGINDGAAIIIVMSEKKAVSLGITPLATIKSWGTAGVDPSIMGIGPVPASKKALAKAGWTVADLDLIEANEAFAAQAIAVNREMGWDLGKVNVNGGAIALGHPIGASGARILTTLLYEMKRRGAKKGIATLCIGGGQGAALTVERS; this comes from the coding sequence ATGAATACTCCGGTTATTGCCATGGCTGTTAGAACTCCAGTTGGAAGTTTTGGGCGATCTCTTACCAATATTTCAGCAGTGGAACTTGGTGTAATTGCTCTTAAAGAAGCTTTGACTCGCCTTAATTTGGACCCAAAGGAAGTTGATGAAGTTATACTTGGTAATGTGCTTCAGGCAGGGCAGGGACAGAATCCTGCGAGACAGGTTGCTGTTCATGCTGGAATTCCAATAGAAGTGCCTGCCTATACTATTAACAAAGTCTGTGCTTCAGGTCTCAAATCCGTAATGCTGGCTGCTCAGAGTGTTATGCTTGGGGAAGCCGATGTGGTTGTCGCTGGCGGTATAGAAAATATGAGTCAGGCTCCTTATGCTCTTCCCAAGGTGAGATGGGGACAGAGAATGGGGGATGGCAATCTTGTTGACCTAATGATTTTCGATGGTCTTTGGGATATCTTTAACGGCTACCACATGGGAATCACGGCGGAAAACCTAGCTGAAAAGTATGGCATTACAAGGGAAGAACAAGACGAATTTGCTTTAGGAAGCCAGCAAAAAGCGGAAGCCGCTATTAAAGCTGGAAAGTTTAAGGAAGAAATTGTTCCTGTCTTGATTCCTCAAAAGAAAGGTGATCCTGTTGTTTTTGATACGGATGAACATCCCCGCTTTGGAACTACTTTGGATGCCTTGAGCAAACTTCCTCCAGCTTTTAAAAAAGGCGGAACTGTAACGGCAGGTAATGCTTCCGGTATAAATGACGGAGCGGCAATTATTATAGTGATGTCAGAAAAGAAAGCGGTTTCTCTTGGCATAACGCCTCTTGCTACTATTAAATCCTGGGGAACGGCAGGAGTAGATCCAAGTATTATGGGGATTGGTCCTGTGCCCGCCAGCAAAAAAGCTCTAGCAAAAGCCGGATGGACGGTGGCCGATCTTGATCTTATTGAAGCCAACGAAGCTTTTGCAGCTCAAGCTATTGCGGTAAATCGGGAAATGGGATGGGATCTTGGTAAGGTCAACGTAAATGGTGGAGCAATAGCTCTGGGACATCCTATTGGGGCTTCCGGGGCGCGAATCTTAACAACGCTTCTTTACGAAATGAAGCGGCGTGGAGCTAAAAAGGGAATTGCTACGCTCTGCATCGGTGGTGGTCAGGGAGCTGCTCTTACAGTTGAGCGTTCCTAA
- a CDS encoding enoyl-CoA hydratase-related protein, whose protein sequence is MAYENILFEVRDDGVAVLTVNRPKSLNALNPQTLEEIDRALDEVEQNDKIKVLVITGAGDKAFIAGADITEFPKMNSLQAYKFAEKGQMVFFRLEQLPKPVIACVNGFALGGGCELAMSCDFIYASDKAKFGQPEVNLGIIPGFGGTQRLARLVGRAKAKELCMTGEMISAEEAKNIGLVAKIFPAETLIEETLKVASALAQKSQVALRAIKKVIDEGVGSDLRSGCLLEANAFALTFASSDAREGVQAFLEKRKPNFKGGYES, encoded by the coding sequence ATGGCTTACGAAAACATCCTTTTTGAAGTTAGAGACGACGGGGTGGCCGTGCTAACGGTAAACCGTCCAAAATCACTTAATGCTTTAAATCCTCAGACTCTTGAAGAAATTGACCGAGCTCTTGACGAAGTAGAACAGAACGACAAAATAAAAGTGCTGGTTATTACGGGTGCTGGCGATAAAGCTTTTATCGCTGGAGCCGATATTACTGAATTTCCTAAAATGAACTCTCTGCAAGCTTATAAGTTTGCAGAGAAAGGACAGATGGTGTTTTTCCGCCTTGAGCAACTCCCTAAACCCGTTATTGCATGTGTTAATGGGTTTGCTTTAGGGGGCGGTTGTGAACTGGCTATGAGTTGCGATTTTATTTACGCTTCGGATAAGGCAAAATTTGGACAGCCAGAGGTTAACCTTGGAATCATTCCCGGATTTGGTGGAACTCAGCGCTTAGCTCGACTTGTCGGCAGAGCGAAAGCTAAAGAACTCTGCATGACGGGTGAGATGATATCGGCTGAAGAAGCAAAGAATATCGGACTGGTAGCGAAAATTTTCCCTGCTGAGACGCTTATTGAAGAGACTCTTAAGGTGGCTTCAGCTCTTGCCCAGAAAAGTCAGGTAGCTTTGAGAGCCATCAAAAAAGTGATTGATGAAGGCGTTGGTTCGGATCTTCGGAGTGGTTGTCTGCTCGAAGCTAATGCCTTTGCTCTTACTTTCGCTAGCAGTGATGCTAGAGAAGGTGTCCAAGCCTTTTTGGAAAAAAGAAAACCAAATTTTAAAGGTGGTTATGAGTCGTGA
- a CDS encoding EF-hand domain-containing protein: MKRLVAVLMALALAVVFGVGSAVAAEQAKPCPDTFKALDKNNDGKLALDEFKAGGKDNTDDAFKAKDANKDGALTVEELCGAAKK; this comes from the coding sequence ATGAAGCGTTTGGTAGCTGTTTTGATGGCGTTGGCTTTGGCAGTAGTTTTTGGTGTTGGTTCTGCTGTTGCCGCTGAACAGGCAAAACCTTGCCCCGACACCTTCAAGGCTCTTGACAAGAATAACGATGGCAAGCTTGCTCTTGATGAGTTCAAGGCTGGTGGCAAGGACAACACCGACGATGCTTTCAAAGCAAAAGACGCCAACAAAGATGGTGCACTTACTGTTGAAGAACTCTGCGGCGCTGCTAAGAAGTAA
- the rpsU gene encoding 30S ribosomal protein S21: MAETEIKESFEKKIRKLRKDFQKNVQPVLRRHNYYLSKGERRRIKQKKAIKRLQRRERRLMRSA; encoded by the coding sequence ATGGCAGAAACTGAAATCAAGGAGTCCTTTGAAAAAAAGATAAGAAAGCTAAGAAAGGACTTCCAGAAAAACGTTCAGCCTGTTTTAAGGCGGCATAATTATTACCTGTCCAAAGGCGAGCGAAGAAGAATCAAGCAGAAGAAAGCTATTAAGAGACTCCAGCGCAGAGAACGTCGCCTGATGCGTTCTGCTTAA
- a CDS encoding phenylacetate--CoA ligase → MGYDHRIWDPEKECMDREELRQLQLERLQATLNRVYKNVAFYRRRFKAIGFIPEEDLTDLDDLKKLPFTTSEDISNSYPYEMFAVPLREIVRIHSSSGTMTNPRVVGYTRQDLKTWSRLVARVLTAAGVTPDDVIQITFGYGLLTGGLGIHYGAELIGASVLPTSTGRTERQIYVMRDFRSTVLVSTPSYALVIADRMNLLGIDPKTLSLRHVVCGGEPWTEEMRREIEERLFVTATDNYGVSEVMGPGVAGECLEKAGMHVQEDHFIVEVIDPATGEVLPPGSQGELVITTLTKEAFPVVRYRTGDLCRIIDTPCACGRTTIRISRIEGRSDDVVVIKGINIVPQRIGEVIERIKGYRPPYQLAVVREGHEDHLEIRIGITEEFFFDKMKDQRTFVDEMRQKVANFIGITPQIKLVELPSLKRDSQGNIMLFVDERK, encoded by the coding sequence GTGGGATACGATCACAGGATCTGGGATCCAGAAAAAGAATGCATGGATCGAGAAGAACTTCGACAACTTCAGCTAGAAAGGCTTCAAGCGACTTTGAATCGCGTTTATAAAAACGTTGCCTTTTACCGTCGAAGATTCAAAGCTATAGGTTTTATACCCGAAGAGGATCTTACAGATCTAGATGATTTGAAAAAACTTCCATTCACGACCAGTGAAGACATCAGCAACAGTTATCCATACGAAATGTTTGCTGTGCCACTTCGAGAAATTGTGCGTATTCATTCTTCTTCGGGCACAATGACGAACCCGAGAGTCGTTGGTTATACCAGACAGGATCTGAAAACGTGGAGCCGTTTGGTTGCTCGGGTTCTTACAGCCGCTGGAGTCACTCCCGATGATGTTATTCAAATCACCTTTGGCTACGGATTGCTTACGGGCGGGCTAGGAATTCACTACGGAGCTGAACTCATAGGAGCATCAGTTCTCCCCACATCCACCGGCCGAACCGAACGACAAATATACGTAATGCGAGATTTCAGAAGCACGGTTTTAGTATCAACCCCCTCTTACGCCCTGGTCATAGCCGATCGTATGAACCTTCTAGGTATCGATCCCAAAACTCTATCCTTGCGGCATGTGGTGTGCGGTGGTGAACCCTGGACGGAGGAAATGCGTCGAGAAATAGAAGAACGGCTCTTCGTTACAGCCACCGACAACTACGGAGTAAGCGAGGTAATGGGTCCTGGGGTGGCAGGGGAATGTCTTGAAAAAGCCGGCATGCATGTTCAGGAAGATCATTTTATAGTTGAAGTCATCGATCCTGCAACCGGGGAAGTTCTGCCTCCCGGTTCACAGGGTGAGTTAGTTATAACAACTCTAACCAAAGAAGCTTTTCCGGTCGTTAGGTATCGCACCGGTGACTTATGTAGAATTATAGACACACCCTGTGCCTGTGGCAGAACAACTATTAGAATAAGCCGAATTGAGGGTCGAAGTGATGATGTTGTGGTAATCAAGGGTATTAATATTGTCCCTCAAAGGATTGGTGAAGTAATCGAACGTATTAAAGGCTATCGTCCTCCATACCAGCTCGCGGTAGTTAGAGAAGGTCATGAAGATCATCTGGAAATCAGAATAGGGATCACCGAAGAATTTTTCTTCGACAAAATGAAAGATCAAAGAACCTTCGTGGATGAAATGCGCCAAAAAGTGGCAAACTTTATAGGTATTACGCCTCAGATTAAACTTGTGGAATTGCCTTCCCTAAAAAGAGACTCTCAGGGAAACATCATGCTTTTTGTGGACGAAAGAAAGTGA
- a CDS encoding ABC transporter ATP-binding protein, producing MLMVKSVHAHYGAIHALKGVSFHVAKGEIVTLVGANGAGKTTVVRVICGLLKPTKGTIIFDGHSVNDLPTEKIIEFGIGLVPEGREIFSTLSVETNLEMGAFLKRKNRRFVEEMKELMFARFPVLARKRKQRAGTLSGGEQQMLAIARALMNQPQFLILDEPSLGLAPLIVKEIFSIIEELRSEGKTILLIEQNAKAALKIADRGYVFETGKIVLDGTGRELLEHKEVQRAYLGRGTSKIWEG from the coding sequence ATGCTCATGGTCAAAAGCGTCCACGCACACTACGGTGCAATTCACGCCTTAAAAGGTGTTTCCTTTCATGTTGCTAAAGGAGAAATAGTGACTCTGGTAGGTGCAAATGGGGCAGGAAAAACAACAGTAGTGCGTGTAATTTGTGGTTTACTTAAACCCACCAAAGGCACGATTATTTTTGATGGGCACTCAGTTAATGATCTCCCAACAGAAAAAATTATTGAATTTGGAATTGGTCTAGTGCCTGAGGGTCGAGAGATTTTTTCAACTCTTTCTGTGGAAACTAACCTGGAAATGGGGGCCTTCCTTAAAAGGAAAAATCGCAGATTCGTAGAGGAAATGAAAGAACTCATGTTTGCTAGGTTTCCTGTATTAGCCAGGAAGAGAAAGCAGCGAGCCGGGACTCTCAGTGGAGGCGAACAACAAATGCTGGCTATTGCAAGAGCTCTTATGAACCAACCTCAGTTTCTAATTCTGGATGAACCATCTCTCGGCCTTGCTCCCCTAATTGTTAAAGAAATCTTTTCGATCATTGAAGAACTAAGATCCGAAGGAAAAACAATTCTTCTGATAGAACAGAACGCCAAAGCGGCATTAAAGATTGCCGATCGGGGTTACGTGTTTGAGACAGGAAAAATAGTGCTTGATGGAACCGGGAGGGAACTTTTAGAGCACAAGGAAGTCCAGCGTGCCTATCTGGGACGGGGCACTTCAAAGATATGGGAGGGTTAG
- a CDS encoding branched-chain amino acid ABC transporter ATP-binding protein/permease translates to MNRKNFPGFLIFILLIAIFPLIAQQSPVINHYIDVMIFGGIFGIVAIGLSLLMGYAGQISLAQAAFMGLGAYSSGILTTHFNLSPPLAILLGIGITSAIAFAIGVPSLRLKGHYLAMATLGFGVIVHIVFNEEVNWTGGPSGLVGIPGLSLGPWALKSALQWYYFTWFWVAIFVLFALNLVDSRIGRALRAIHEDDRAAEAMGVPTARYKLQIFVISAAMAAFAGSLYAHYVEFINPSSFDLVWSIKFILMVMVGGIQSIWGSLLGSLFLTFLSNEWLQVFAELEILIYGLILLVISLFFPDGLFPLIGARFNMASLFGRAQGGNEINFQREHNSSKGVNLQITIGEKREPQPNTFILKVKELGKSFGGVEALHNVTLSVPSGIIQAIIGPNGAGKTTLLNCISGVIKPSKGQISFYGKPIDNLPSHKIAALGISRTFQNVALFKRMTVIENVAIGRHTKTRSGFTACSLRLPFMTREERVIFEKTRDWLEFVGLVDEIYKEAGSLPLGKQKLLEVARALATEPRLLLLDEPAGGLNTAETEQFGELIEKIKNLGITVLIIEHDMNLVMERSDQVAVLHYGKLLATGTPDEIKKNPQVVEVYLGKEE, encoded by the coding sequence GTGAACAGAAAGAATTTTCCAGGATTTTTAATTTTCATTCTCCTGATAGCTATTTTCCCCTTGATTGCTCAACAAAGCCCGGTCATTAACCACTACATAGACGTAATGATATTCGGGGGAATCTTTGGAATTGTAGCCATAGGGCTTTCGCTTCTTATGGGATATGCGGGTCAGATTTCTCTTGCTCAAGCAGCTTTTATGGGACTCGGAGCTTATTCTTCGGGAATTCTTACCACTCATTTCAATCTTTCCCCTCCCCTGGCGATTCTTCTTGGAATTGGAATAACATCAGCTATAGCTTTTGCCATTGGCGTGCCGAGCCTTCGGCTTAAAGGGCATTACCTGGCTATGGCGACTTTAGGGTTTGGGGTCATTGTTCACATTGTTTTTAACGAAGAAGTAAACTGGACAGGTGGACCTTCAGGACTTGTTGGGATACCTGGTTTAAGCCTGGGTCCATGGGCATTAAAATCCGCTCTACAATGGTATTACTTTACATGGTTCTGGGTCGCCATCTTTGTATTGTTTGCCCTTAATCTTGTGGATTCAAGAATAGGCAGAGCACTTCGAGCAATCCACGAAGATGACAGAGCTGCAGAAGCCATGGGGGTTCCCACGGCTCGCTACAAACTGCAAATATTTGTTATCAGTGCAGCTATGGCAGCCTTTGCCGGAAGTCTTTACGCCCATTATGTCGAATTCATCAATCCCAGCTCTTTTGATTTGGTGTGGTCTATAAAGTTCATCCTGATGGTAATGGTTGGTGGTATTCAAAGCATATGGGGATCCCTTTTAGGGAGCCTTTTTCTGACATTTCTAAGTAATGAATGGCTTCAGGTCTTTGCAGAGCTTGAAATTCTCATTTACGGTCTAATTCTGCTCGTCATCTCGCTTTTCTTCCCAGACGGGCTTTTTCCGCTGATAGGAGCGCGATTTAACATGGCTTCACTATTCGGACGTGCTCAAGGTGGAAATGAAATAAATTTTCAACGAGAGCACAATTCTTCAAAAGGTGTTAACTTGCAAATAACGATCGGAGAAAAACGGGAACCACAGCCAAACACTTTTATCCTGAAAGTAAAGGAACTGGGAAAAAGCTTTGGGGGCGTCGAAGCTTTACACAATGTTACTCTCTCGGTTCCTTCAGGCATCATACAAGCCATCATCGGTCCAAACGGGGCTGGCAAAACTACACTTCTGAACTGCATAAGTGGTGTCATTAAACCATCCAAAGGACAAATCTCTTTCTATGGAAAGCCTATTGATAATCTTCCATCTCATAAAATTGCCGCTCTAGGCATTTCCAGAACCTTTCAAAATGTTGCTCTTTTTAAGCGTATGACCGTAATAGAAAACGTTGCTATAGGACGACACACCAAAACTAGATCAGGTTTTACCGCCTGCTCACTAAGACTTCCTTTTATGACAAGAGAAGAACGAGTAATTTTTGAGAAAACACGAGATTGGCTTGAATTTGTCGGGCTTGTTGATGAAATATACAAAGAAGCGGGTTCTCTCCCTCTCGGTAAACAAAAACTACTTGAAGTGGCGAGAGCGCTTGCAACAGAACCTCGTCTATTGTTGCTCGACGAACCGGCTGGTGGACTTAACACTGCAGAAACAGAACAATTCGGCGAGCTCATTGAAAAGATCAAGAACTTGGGGATAACAGTGCTCATAATCGAACACGACATGAACCTGGTGATGGAACGTTCAGACCAAGTTGCCGTTCTTCACTATGGAAAGCTCCTCGCCACCGGGACACCGGATGAAATTAAAAAAAATCCCCAGGTTGTGGAAGTTTATCTAGGGAAAGAGGAATAA
- a CDS encoding branched-chain amino acid ABC transporter permease: protein MEWVQYAVSGITVGMIYVLVALGYNIIYNVTEIINFAQGEFVMLGGLCAVFFYESLHLPLWLAFLAAIAIVSCVGLCFEKFAVRHAKSQSILTLIIVTIAFSIVLKGIAMFIWGKDPYSLPPFSGGAPWIIAGAALQRQSLWIVGISLIIIAGLSIFFHKSYYGKAMCACADNPVAARMMGIPVRQMILLSFTLSAALGAAGGVIITPLSLMEYDRGALLGLKGFSVAVLGGLGNFWGALVAGVFIGIAESLCAGYLSSGYKDAVALIALLAVLFVKPEGLFGRAK from the coding sequence ATGGAATGGGTTCAGTATGCAGTTTCTGGTATCACTGTGGGCATGATCTATGTGTTAGTTGCTCTAGGATATAACATTATTTACAACGTCACCGAGATTATCAATTTTGCTCAAGGCGAATTTGTTATGCTTGGAGGGCTATGCGCTGTTTTCTTTTACGAAAGCTTGCATTTACCTTTATGGCTAGCCTTCCTTGCGGCTATCGCAATTGTAAGCTGTGTGGGGCTCTGCTTTGAAAAGTTCGCTGTCCGCCATGCCAAAAGCCAGAGTATTCTCACACTGATCATTGTAACCATAGCCTTTTCCATTGTTCTAAAAGGCATCGCTATGTTCATTTGGGGAAAAGACCCTTACAGCCTTCCTCCATTTTCAGGAGGCGCGCCCTGGATTATTGCTGGGGCGGCTCTTCAGCGCCAAAGTCTGTGGATTGTGGGAATTAGTCTTATCATCATTGCAGGGCTTTCCATCTTTTTCCACAAATCTTATTACGGAAAGGCCATGTGCGCCTGCGCTGATAATCCAGTAGCTGCAAGAATGATGGGGATTCCTGTGCGACAAATGATATTGTTATCTTTCACCCTGAGCGCCGCTCTAGGAGCTGCTGGAGGAGTAATCATCACGCCCCTATCCCTTATGGAATACGATCGTGGAGCGCTTCTTGGACTCAAGGGCTTCAGTGTGGCTGTTCTGGGAGGATTAGGAAATTTCTGGGGGGCACTCGTAGCGGGAGTATTTATCGGGATTGCAGAATCCCTCTGCGCCGGTTATCTATCATCGGGCTACAAGGATGCTGTTGCTTTAATAGCTCTTCTTGCAGTTCTTTTTGTAAAACCTGAAGGATTATTTGGGAGAGCGAAATAA
- a CDS encoding ABC transporter substrate-binding protein: MEKSKKSKSIGKLSWFMMTTISLVVIFGIILGFHKVNAGDKEPYKIGAIFSVTGVGSFLGEPEKKTALMIVEEVNKKGGINGHPVELIVYDDESDTTKAALAAKRLIKKDMVSVIVGPTRSGESLAVVPIAEEAKIPLISCAASYKIVTPVNERRWIFKTAQSDQHAVEQMYEYMRNKGIRKVGILSDSTGFGASGREELLKYASNYGIEIVADERYGPKDTDLTAQFTKIRSLKPDAIINWSIGPTQILAVQTWKNLGMTDIPLFQSHGFGSRKNLDILGKNAEGVLLPISPVIIGKLLPDDHPQKKVTTEYAAAYEALHKEPVSAFGGYAWDAVQLALSAFRAVGNDPGKIRDYLENLKGFVGQSGVFNFSPEDHNGLTKKDLIMVEVRNGDWALAK, from the coding sequence ATGGAAAAGAGCAAGAAAAGCAAAAGCATTGGAAAACTTAGCTGGTTCATGATGACCACGATTTCTCTGGTTGTTATCTTTGGCATAATTTTGGGCTTTCACAAAGTAAACGCAGGGGATAAGGAACCATACAAAATTGGGGCAATATTTTCGGTTACTGGAGTAGGTTCCTTCCTGGGGGAACCAGAAAAGAAAACGGCTCTCATGATAGTTGAAGAAGTTAACAAAAAGGGAGGTATCAATGGACATCCTGTGGAACTCATAGTCTATGACGATGAAAGCGACACCACAAAAGCCGCTTTGGCTGCTAAAAGGCTCATCAAAAAAGACATGGTTTCGGTCATTGTAGGCCCCACAAGAAGTGGTGAAAGTCTCGCAGTTGTTCCTATTGCAGAAGAAGCAAAAATACCCCTTATTTCTTGCGCAGCCAGTTATAAGATTGTAACACCGGTGAACGAAAGACGCTGGATCTTCAAAACGGCTCAGTCCGATCAACACGCTGTAGAGCAAATGTATGAATACATGCGGAACAAGGGAATACGTAAAGTTGGTATTTTATCAGATTCTACCGGCTTTGGAGCAAGCGGCAGAGAAGAACTTCTAAAATACGCATCAAACTATGGTATAGAAATTGTTGCTGATGAGAGATATGGTCCGAAGGACACCGATTTAACCGCCCAGTTCACGAAAATACGCTCATTAAAGCCAGATGCCATCATAAACTGGTCCATTGGTCCTACTCAAATTCTTGCCGTTCAAACATGGAAAAATCTCGGCATGACTGATATTCCTCTTTTCCAGAGCCATGGTTTTGGAAGTAGAAAGAATCTTGATATTCTCGGAAAAAATGCTGAAGGCGTCCTGTTGCCCATTTCTCCAGTGATTATCGGAAAGCTGCTCCCTGATGATCATCCTCAAAAAAAGGTGACAACGGAATACGCCGCAGCCTATGAAGCTCTCCATAAGGAACCGGTTTCTGCCTTTGGGGGATATGCCTGGGATGCTGTTCAGCTTGCACTATCTGCCTTTAGAGCTGTAGGAAATGATCCTGGAAAGATTCGCGACTATCTGGAAAATCTGAAAGGTTTTGTGGGACAAAGCGGAGTATTTAATTTCTCACCTGAGGATCACAATGGACTTACGAAGAAAGATCTGATAATGGTTGAAGTTCGTAATGGCGACTGGGCATTAGCAAAGTAA